Proteins encoded within one genomic window of Triticum aestivum cultivar Chinese Spring chromosome 2D, IWGSC CS RefSeq v2.1, whole genome shotgun sequence:
- the LOC123054664 gene encoding putative disease resistance protein RGA3, translated as MATVGISAASWVVGKALSPLSGGVLEAWSASSMLGSNMEALKMQLLYAQAMLNNVRGREIHNPALGELLDKLRHLAYGAEDVLDELDYFRIQDELDGTYHAADAHDAGFVQDLALNARHTVRACVNKLKLPVCSRAATQVEQDDGGKQGYLSGFRFCGVHEISCSPPSPANQIHGRCMPKVASSTREAAHAVGKHFPCYSFPSVHDDDPNKGMLESTNTCGNGQRFLCGAWVSPKAPQKNHALQIPKLKFDRVEMSTKIRDIVEQLKPVCAMVSTILNLELLGSSRTPGQEAVINRAKTTPEIIEPKLYGRDSQNQIIVDEIDKGECRELTVLPIVGPGGIGKTTFTQHIYEQMKSHFQIPIWVCVSFDFNANRLAKDILKKIPKVNNENNTCSDEERIMQRIKGKRVLLVLDDVWTHHENERKKLLNLFKKEGAKGNMVIVTTRIPEVANLVKTTECSLELDRLCGDDIKSFFEECVFGDQKPWVDYPELSEVGSKIVDKLKGSPLAAKTVGRLLRNKLTLKNWTNVLESKEWESESNDDDIMPALKLSYDHLPFHLQQCFSFCGLFPEDYEFGSEELVHFWIGLDILHSRDQKRKRLEDVGLCYLTDLVNQGFFKMNKKEDGRPYYVIHDLLHELAVKVSSYECLSIYSSSVRHIEIPPCVRHLSITIDNTDVQDRMSFEDRDGNLSALDKRLKVEHLRTLMLFGDYHGSFVKTLGGLFKEATALRAIFLSKASYNLEDILQNFSKLVHLRYLRIKSVYDCQLCLPNALVRLYHLEVIDLQNVVHCVFSTKHMRNLVKLRHFLVPEEKLQFHSDIYGVGKLKFIQELGLFRVGKESNGFELSQLGPLAEIGGSLRIYNLENVQTKEEANESKLLHKNHLRRLVLGWNVRRPNKDPVKEENVLGSLVPHSNLEELYISGHGGTKCPKWLCENLSVKCLETLCLDGVSWRNLPPLGEIWMVNELGKEYQGCSIPPAGFHNLKKLRLSGISSLKRWVGNGPCSLFSHLEVLIIRHCSELIELPFSHTPTCCEAQPQEKMAWFHRLEKLVIADCPKLESLPPIPWQTRAPCSADIEQVGPVERLWYGYSYESKLRLNIEGKGDVLWSGLNFSNLAPLDELRMKKIRPLPLDDFQVLTSLKKIEIEGVSSSVLLPVEGDRCRGVYQFPVEEVVIKGCETIWKELTLLLSFFPNLSWFWIENCENITGLGVAEEAETVAGEQEQQTRVGEDEIITAVAAEGLLLLPPHLQELWVWRCPRVSILPNPMRDDDHTSATGGGLQRLGSLRRLVVHECPEFLSSCSSSPSSFFPFPTCLQDLLLRGVKHMETLQALSNLTSLTELYLDILGDSRDEGLWPLLAHGSLKRLEICADSDLFLGSHPARPHDKEVFSQSCQLLHLNINVYAGVLAVPICNLLSSTSTLTNLDLRFDTEVEHLTEEQEEALQLLTSLRELFFFDGDKLQRLPAGLHNLTNLKKLRINGCPAIRSLPNLPSSMQELQIEFSGAIKSLPNSLPSSLEKLVITDCEAIKSLPKNGLPSTMRELDVSYGNSKELKMDCRKLIGTIPIVRT; from the coding sequence ATGGCGACGGTTGGCATCTCCGCAGCAAGCTGGGTAGTGGGCAAGGCTCTAAGCCCACTGTCCGGAGGCGTGCTGGAGGCATGGAGTGCAAGCTCCATGCTCGGATCAAACAtggaggccttgaagatgcagctGCTGTACGCGCAGGCGATGCTGAACAACGTCCGGGGCAGGGAGATCCACAACCCTGCCCTGGGCGAGCTGCTAGACAAGTTGCGGCACCTCGCGTATGGAGCCGAAGATGTGCTGGACGAGCTCGACTACTTCCGCATCCAAGATGAGCTCGACGGCACCTACCATGCCGCCGATGCACATGATGCAGGCTTCGTCCAAGACCTCGCCCTCAATGCTCGGCACacggtgagagcatgtgtgaataaGCTCAAGTTACCCGTGTGTTCGCGTGCTGCCACGCAGGTTGAGCAAGACGATGGTGGAAAACAAGGATACCTCTCAGGTTTCCGCTTTTGTGGAGTTCATGAGATTAGCTGCTCACCACCATCACCCGCCAACCAGATTCATGGCAGATGCATGCCAAAGGTTGCCTCCAGCACCCGTGAAGCTGCCCACGCTGTCGGTAAACACTTCCCATGCTATTCTTTTCCATCCGTCCACGATGATGATCCTAACAAGGGCATGTTGGAATCCACCAACACGTGTGGAAATGGGCAGCGATTTCTTTGTGGCGCTTGGGTGTCCCCCAAGGCACCGCAGAAGAATCATGCCTTGCAAATACCAAAGTTAAAGTTTGATCGGGTAGAAATGTCTACAAAAATAAGGGACATCGTAGAACAGCTGAAACCCGTATGTGCCATGGTCTCCACCATTCTTAATCTGGAGCTGCTGGGCTCGAGTCGTACCCCTGGACAAGAGGCTGTAATAAACAGAGCCAAAACCACCCCAGAAATCATAGAGCCTAAATTATACGGGAGGGATAGCCAAAACCAGATTATTGTGGATGAAATTGATAAGGGTGAATGTCGTGAACTTACTGTGCTTCCAATTGTTGGCCCGGGGGGTATTGGAAAGACAACCTTCACACAACACATATATGAACAAATGAAAAGCCATTTCCAGATTCCCATTTGGGTATGTGTCTCTTTCGACTTTAATGCGAATAGGTTGGCAAAAGATATTTTGAAAAAGATCCCCAAAGTTAACAATGAAAACAACACTTGTAGTGATGAAGAACGTATCATGCAAAGAATAAAAGGAAAGAGGGTTTTACTCGTCTTAGATGATGTGTGGACACATCATGAGAATGAGCGGAAAAAACTATTAAATTTGTTTAAGAAAGAAGGGGCAAAAGGTAACATGGTTATAGTCACGACTCGAATACCCGAGGTAGCAAACCTGGTTAAGACAACTGAATGCTCACTAGAATTGGACAGATTATGTGGTGACGATATTAAGTCTTTCTTTGAAGAATGTGTATTTGGTGACCAAAAACCATGGGTTGACTATCCAGAATTATCCGAAGTTGGCAGCAAAATAGTGGACAAGCTGAAAGGTTCCCCTCTTGCAGCAAAAACTGTTGGTAGATTACTAAGAAACAAACTTACATTGAAAAACTGGACAAACGTTCTGGAAAGTAAAGAATGGGAATCGGAAAGCAATGACGATGATATTATGCCAGCTTTAAAGCTCAGCTATGACCATCTTCCTTTCCATTTACAACAATGTTTCTCTTTTTGTGGTTTGTTTCCTGAAGATTATGAATTTGGTAGCGAAGAGTTGGTTCACTTTTGGATTGGACTAGATATTTTACATTCACGTGACCAGAAGAGAAAAAGGCTTGAAGATGTTGGACTGTGCTATTTAACAGACTTGGTAAATCAAGGATttttcaaaatgaataaaaaggaagATGGACGTCCTTATTATGTCATCCATGACTTACTGCATGAGTTGGCAGTGAAGGTTTCATCGTATGAATGTCTTAGCATCTATAGTTCTAGCGTGAGGCACATAGAAATCCCCCCGTGTGTACGTCACTTGTCTATAACCATAGATAACACGGATGTACAGGATAGGATGTCTTTTGAAGACCGTGATGGAAATTTAAGTGCACTAGATAAGCGGCTGAAAGTTGAACACCTACGTACTTTAATGTTATTTGGTGATTACCATGGAAGCTTTGTCAAAACTTTAGGTGGATTGTTTAAGGAAGCTACAGCCCTTCGTGCCATATTTTTGTCCAAAGCATCGTATAATTTGGAGGACATATTGCAGAACTTTTCAAAACTTGTCCATCTTCGCTACCTAAGGATCAAGTCTGTATATGACTGTCAGTTGTGCTTACCAAATGCGCTAGTTAGATTGTATCATTTGGAGGTCATTGATCTACAAAATGTGGTGCATTGTGTTTTTTCAACTAAACACATGAGAAACCTTGTGAAATTGCGTCATTTTCTTGTGCCAGAAGAAAAGCTCCAGTTTCATTCTGACATTTATGGGGTGGGAAAACTAAAATTCATTCAGGAATTGGGATTATTTAGAGTGGGAAAGGAGAGTAATGGTTTTGAACTTAGCCAGCTAGGGCCATTGGCAGAGATTGGAGGATCACTTCGCATTTATAATCTCGAAAATGTGCAAACCAAAGAGGAAGCAAACGAATCCAAACTGTTGCATAAGAACCACTTAAGAAGACTTGTATTAGGATGGAATGTTAGGCGACCTAACAAGGATCCTGTAAAGGAAGAAAATGTTCTAGGCAGTCTTGTACCGCATAGCAATCTTGAAGAGTTGTACATTAGTGGGCATGGGGGCACTAAATGCCCAAAATGGCTATGTGAGAATCTCTCGGTTAAATGTTTGGAAACTCTTTGTCTGGATGGTGTGTCTTGGAGAAACCTTCCACCTTTAGGAGAGATTTGGATGGTTAATGAGCTTGGTAAAGAGTATCAGGGTTGTAGTATCCCACCTGCAGGCTTCCATAATCTAAAAAAGCTACGGTTAAGTGGCATATCTAGTCTAAAAAGATGGGTTGGAAATGGCCCTTGTTCTCTCTTTTCTCACTTGGAAGTGCTCATCATTAGACATTGTTCTGAACTCATCGAGTTGCCGTTTTCACATACTCCAACTTGCTGTGAAGCACAGCCGCAGGAGAAAATGGCTTGGTTTCATAGACTAGAGAAGCTTGTCATTGCAGACTGCCCAAAATTAGAGTCCTTGCCTCCCATCCCTTGGCAGACTCGTGCACCCTGCTCTGCTGATATAGAACAAGTGGGACCAGTTGAGCGCCTGTGGTATGGGTACTCATACGAATCGAAGTTAAGATTGAACATTGAGGGAAAGGGTGACGTATTGTGGAGTGGGTTGAATTTCTCTAATCTAGCTCCTCTAGATGAGTTGCGGATGAAAAAGATCCGTCCCCTGCCGCTGGATGACTTCCAGGTGCTTACATCTCTGAAGAAGATTGAGATAGAGGGTGTGAGCAGCAGCGTCTTGCTGCCGGTTGAAGGTGATCGGTGTCGTGGCGTATACCAGTTTCCAGTTGAAGAAGTTGTGATCAAAGGGTGTGAAACTATTTGGAAAGAATTGACGCTGCTGCTCTCTTTCTTTCCCAACCTCTCATGGTTTTGGATAGAGAACTGTGAGAATATAACTGGGTTGGGTGTGGCGGAGGAGGCAGAAACTGTTGCTGGAGAGCAGGAGCAACAGACAAGAGTTGGAGAGGACGAAATAATAACAGCAGTGGCAGCAGAAGGACTGCTGCTCTTGCCTCCCCACCTACAGGAGTTGTGGGTATGGCGTTGCCCAAGGGTGAGCATACTCCCCAATCCAATGCGGGATGATGATCACACATCAGCAACAGGAGGAGGCCTCCAACGTCTCGGCTCCCTCCGTCGATTGGTTGTACATGAATGCCCTGAATTCCTGTCCTCCTGTTCGTCCTCGCCCTCCTCTTTTTTCCCCTTCCCGACCTGCCTGCAAGACCTATTACTACGCGGTGTGAAGCACATGGAGACGCTGCAAGCCCTCTCAAACCTCACCTCTCTCACCGAATTATACTTGGATATACTGGGGGACTCAAGAGACGAGGGCTTATGGCCTCTCCTCGCCCACGGCAGCCTCAAGAGATTAGAGATCTGTGCTGACTCTGACCTCTTCCTTGGTTCCCATCCAGCAAGGCCACATGACAAAGAGGTTTTTTCCCAGTCCTGCCAGCTCCTCCATCTGAATATTAACGTCTACGCAGGAGTCCTTGCTGTGCCCATCTGCAACCTCCTCTCTTCCACTTCCACCCTCACCAATTTGGACCTCAGATTCGACACGGAGGTGGAACACTTGACAGAGGAGCAAGAGGAGGCCCTTCAGCTCCTCACTTCCCTCCGGGAGCTATTTTTTTTCGATGGAGACAAGCTGCAGCGCCTCCCTGCAGGGCTTCACAACCTTACCAATCTCAAGAAATTGAGGATCAATGGTTGTCCGGCCATACGGTCACTGCCCAACCTTCCGAGCTCTATGCAGGAATTGCAGATTGAGTTCTCGGGTGCCATCAAGTCGCTGCCCAACAGCCTCCCGAGCTCTCTAGAAAAATTGGTGATCACAGACTGTGAGGCCATCAAGTCGCTGCCCAAGAATGGCCTTCCGAGTACAATGCGAGAGTTAGATGTCAGCTATGGCAACAGCAAGGAGCTAAAGATGGATTGCCGCAAGCTGATAGGAACCATCCCGATAGTCAGAACCTGA
- the LOC123055969 gene encoding translation initiation factor IF-2 produces the protein MHCVYSETKDAASDLVPTANAISVLLTLSILLPLFRNVGRLSDRSVIFVTLRNSFTFPIFPPASFVHCPHRSLAQSLTALAPLARSVAHSASSTRSPSHSPRSARRRPASPSPASPLPLPLDVGLPSASPSRRRRPLPPPVLQSQSVCAAENFDFFPPVTSFYAVEARGRSIYVRRWIHPSPAPTSTPTEGEEDSAQLPPLPDPQAQHDVAGAPAGARALEEAESELLLVVEAPGGGAGGGGLRRVLGRAAQAVSPRRAQGATSGEQFRGGGAGLRGLQGVPVPLLQVLKNGVEVKLKRNALSVLEAPATSGYWARR, from the exons ATGCACTGCGTCTACAGCGAAACCAAGGACGCCGCTTCAGATCTCGTGCCAACTGCT AACGCCATTTCGGTGTTGTTAACCCTAAgtattctactccctctgttccgaaatgtAGGTCGTTTAAGCGATCGTAGTGTAATTTTCGTCACGTTACGAAATTCTTTCACTTTCCCAATTTTCCCTCCCGCATCGTTCGTTCACTGTCCGCACCGCTCGCTCGCTCAGTCGCTCACAGCGCTAGCTCCACTCGCTCGCTCAGTCGCTCACAGCGCTAGCTCCACTCGCTCTCCCAGTCACTCTCCCAGATCCGCTCGTCGGCGGCCCGCGTCCCCATCGCCAGCCTCCCCTCTGCCACTCCCCCTCGACGTCGGTCTcccctctgcctctccctctcGACGTCGCCGGCCTCTTCCACCACCCGTCCTCCAGTCACAGTCTGTATGCGCCGctgaaaattttgatttttttccgCCGGTGACGAGCTTCTATGCGGTGGAGGCGCGCGGGCGCTCGATCTACGTGCGCCGGTGGATCCACCCCTCCCCAGCTCCTACCTCCACCCCTACAGAAGGCGAAGAAGACTCGGCCCAGCTCCCTCCTCTCCCGGATCCCCAGGCCCAGCACGACGTCGCCGGCGCCCCCGCCGGCGCCCGGGCGCTTGAAGAGGCGGAATCGGAGCTGCTGCTGGTGGTGGAGGCCCCCGGGGGAGGCGCTGGGGGAGGAGGCCTCCGCcgcgtccttgggcgggctgcccAGGCCGTCAGTCCGCGGCGAGCGCAGGGAGCCACTAGTGGCGAACAATTCCGTGGCGGCGGCGCCGGACTACGGGGACTACAGGGAGTTCCTGTCCCATTACTGCAG GTTCTGAAGAATGGTGTGGAGGTGAAGTTGAAGAGGAATGCCCTGAGTGTCTTGGAAGCTCCAGCTACT AGCGGGTACTGGGCGAGGAGATGA